Proteins encoded by one window of Nicotiana tabacum cultivar K326 chromosome 10, ASM71507v2, whole genome shotgun sequence:
- the LOC107800266 gene encoding uncharacterized protein LOC107800266, translated as MLLQRRTKELERQKKNSSIKSAVDPNKRVMYQHHPMIRKHSALIIRETSSADDEVGSIHAVNTSSSSFDKGKNVAHAFSVFERGSTSCTSKGQQNVFPTTTSKGHTLTNVIHKKNNDQDADYAIKTCSEL; from the exons ATGTTACTACAACGCCGCACCAAAGAACTTGAGCGGCAAAAAAAGAATAGTTCCATAAAATCGGCAGTTGATCCAAATAAAAGAGTAATGTATCAACATCACCCTATGATTCGAAAACATAGTGCTCTTATCATAAGAGAGACTTCTTCTGCTGACGACGAAG TTGGCAGCATCCATGCTGTTAATACTTCCTCAAGTTCTTTTGATAAAGGAAAAAATGTCGCTCATGCGTTTTCTGTATTTGAAAGAG GATCAACATCGTGTACATCTAAGGGACAACAAAATGTGTTCCCTACTACCACAAGTAAAG GTCATACCTTGACCAATGTAATCCATAAGAAAAATAATGACCAAGATGCGGATTATGCAATTAAAACATGTTCCGAACTGTAA
- the LOC107800250 gene encoding ATP-dependent DNA helicase PIF1-like yields MISYTLWATTYEYKLILEKIRDSETGKDAKDVHFERNIIVSEQDLLLPKRLNVQQLRTYNIIIDRVFSGKQGAFFIDGPRGTALTTATSGVAASILPRGPTAHSRFKMPIDIDDNFRCNISKQSSLARLIRDAKLIVWDEASMAKKNLIEALDALLRDIMDIDTMFGGKVVVFGGDFRQTLPVVRNGKKEDFIHESLLYSEIWNKLEKLYLSENMCARTDPSFCEYLLRIGNGTERTNCEDKIEIPNSFVIPFTTEAKSLDALFSVMYPDLHAFSPDLSMITSHVILTTKNDFVNEINNMLIAKFPERSKIFVAIDETIEPNDQS; encoded by the exons ATGATATCTTACACTCTATGGGCCACGACATATGAGTATAAGCTTATTCTAGAGAAGATTAGAGATTCTGAAACTGGAAAGGATGCAAAGGATgttcattttgaaagaaatataattgTTAGTGAACAAGACTTGCTCTTACCGAAGAGATTGAATGTTCAACAATTACGcacatataatataataattgataGAGTATTTTCTGGAAAACAAGGAGCTTTCTTCATCGATGGTCCTAGAGGAACAG CTTTAACAACTGCAACTTCTGGTGTAGCAGCTTCTATCCTTCCAAGAGGACCAACTGCTCATTCACGGTTCAAAATGCCTATTGATATAGATGATAATTTTCGGTGCAACATTAGTAAACAAAGTTCACTCGCACGTCTAATTAGAGATGCAAAATTAATTGTATGGGATGAGGCATCAATGGCAAAAAAGAATTTGATTGAAGCTCTTGATGCACTTTTGAGAGATATTATGGACATCGATACAATGTTTGGTGGTAAAGTAGTTGTATTTGGAGGTGACTTTAGACAAACTCTACCAGTTGTTCGAAAtggaaaaaaagaagattttatTCATGAAAGCTTATTGTATTCTGAAATTTGGAATAAACTTGAGAAATTATACCTATCTGAAAATATGTGCGCAAGAACAGATCCTTCTTTTTGTGAATATTTACTTCGAATTGGAAATGGAACAGAAAGAACTAACTGTGAAGACAAAATAGAGATTCCTAATTCTTTTGTTATTCCTTTTACGACTGAAGCGAAATCCTTAGATGCACTGTTTAGTGTAATGTATCCTGATTTACATGCATTTTCTCCTGATTTATCTATGATAACCTCTCATGTTATTTTAACAACGAAGAATGACTTTGTAAACGAAATAAATAATATGTTAATCGCTAAATTTCCAGAAAGGTCTAAAATAtttgttgcaatagatgaaactATTGAACCGAATGATCAAAGCTAG